From the Salvelinus alpinus chromosome 32, SLU_Salpinus.1, whole genome shotgun sequence genome, one window contains:
- the LOC139562339 gene encoding E3 ubiquitin-protein ligase TRIM39-like, which produces MEMKTQDQEMLLKHQECLKRQREAVKFRMKKLSTKQTEIAKKSSAMRESIRKKYEDIQRVLDEDLAMTLTHLEMEERATVTALEDLMEKNCTIIQEIEQDLARLTAELAQKDILLPYSLDTEIVGRVIDLLSRTDPSKVNLDEPKADQILSLTNNMLLLIRSQTPITKRLIKSYSTEVSLDPDTAHPKLIISPRGDSATYTDTWQELPELPGRFDTTLNVISLQGFSSGRHYWEIDVAGKTYWELGLTYPTISRKGRAEDCWLGRGSDSWAVEFFDGEYTAWHSGVPHQLPVTKHFSRIGVLCSFPAGLVSFLGADSMTPLFSFCAGAFRDCLHLALCSGHDHNGTNTKPIVICNAPPPLSAFQKDFSS; this is translated from the exons ATGGAGATGAAGACCCAGGATCAG GAGATGCTGTTGAAGCACCAGGAATGTCTGAAGAGGCAAAGAGAAGCGGTGAAGTTCCGAATGAAGAAATTAAGCACAAAGCAAACTGAAATCGCT AAAAAGTCATCAGCAATGAGGGAGAGTATAAGGAAGAAGTATGAAGACATCCAGAGGGTTCTGGATGAGGACCTGGCGATGACTCTAACCCacctggagatggaggagagagctaCAGTCACAGCCCTGGAGGACCTGATGGAGAAGAACTGCACCATCATTCAGGAGATAGAGCAGGATCTGGCCAGGCTCACAGCTGAGCTGGCCCAgaaggacattctactgccctaTTCACTG GACACTGAGATAGTTGGCAG AGTGATAGATCTGCTGAGCAGGACAGATCCCAGCAAAGTGAACTTGGATGAGCCTAAAGCTGACCAGATCCTCAGCCTCACCAACAACATGCTGCTACTCATACGTTCCCAGACCCCCATCACCAAGAGACTCATCAAGAGCT ATTCCACAGAGGTTTCCCTGGACCCAGATACAGCGCACCCTAAGCTGATAATTTCCCCGCGCGGTGACAGTGCCACCTACACAGACACCTGGCAGGAACTACCAGAGCTCCCGGGCCGCTTTGACACCACCCTCAACGTGATCAGCCTGCAGGGCTTCAGCTCTGGGCGTCACTACTGGGAGATAGACGTGGCTGGTAAGACGTACTGGGAGCTGGGCCTCACCTACCCCACCATCTCCCGCAAGGGCCGCGCTGAGGACTGCTGGCTGGGCCGCGGCTCTGACTCCTGGGCCGTGGAGTTCTTTGATGGGGAGTACACAGCCTGGCACAGTGGTGTGCCCCACCAGCTGCCTGTCACAAAACACTTCAGCCGTATTGGGGTGCTATGTAGTTTCCCAGCGGGCCTGGTGTCTTTCCTGGGGGCGGACAGTATGACCCCTCTGTTCTCGTTCTGCGCAGGGGCTTTCAGGGACTGTCTCCACCTGGCGTTGTGCTCAGGTCACGATCACAATGGTACAAACACCAAACCCATTGTGATCTGTAACGCACCTCCACCTCTTAGTGCTTTCCAGAAGGATTTCTCCTCGTGA
- the habp2 gene encoding hyaluronan-binding protein 2 isoform X2 → MNSKPLFFCLFLVLLILPVQLHKQEKHGKHQKQEKHTKKTERKYRRHEDILKDPFFEIVDEPGEDDSDEPDWLYELQEPDGQCNPNPCLNNGVCEEKGKRRFKCDCPKPFKGKKCQKGPKRCNRGTCGRGECVLTSKPPFYACKCKQPFLPPDCKSLAVCQPNPCKNGGLCVKDGMDFDCLCPEGFSGRFCNVGPDDCYKLKDDGESYRGNVSETDDGEECLYWNSHFILEKGSDPFNDFEDDDGLGPHNFCRNPDGDTQPWCFIRRGRVLLWDHCGVRECAKPTDAGPKPTTGPKPTTTTTTTTKPTTRPKPTTTTTTTTKPTTRPKPTTTTTTTTPKPKPTPAKPSAGPEKPTAPKPSGVPRQTTASPTSDKQFTSCGKPQPKKAITRIYGGLKAVPGAQPWQLSLQVRPKGSSQAYRHICGAVLIDSCWALTAGHCIDPKDQMQVVAGSLTLGKDVPIGQTITVEKATRHENYKETSRAVYNDIAVLKLKATDGRCARESQFVKAACLPNSPVTDGTECTISGWGTTEDSDNGSNHLLDAQVLLISQESCSSSKVYGSAIDNTMFCAGYQQGGVDSCQGDSGGPLTCNKEGSHFIYGIVSWGDQCGLKNKPGVYTRVSHYLDWIKSKTQAA, encoded by the exons ATGAACTCCAAGCCTCTTTTCTTCTGCCTCTTCCTTGTATTGCTCATTCTACCTGTTCAA TTACATAAACAAGAGAAGCATGGAAAACATCAGAAACAGGAAAAACACACCAAAAAAACTGAAAGAAAGTACAGAAGACATGAGGATATTCTGAAGG ACCCATTCTTTGAGATCGTAGATGAACCAGGTGAGGACGATAGTGATGAACCTGACTGGCTTTATGAACTCCAAGAACCAGATG GCCAATGCAACCCAAACCCTTGCCTCAATAACGGTGTGTGTGAGGAGAAGGGAAAGAGAAGGTTCAAATGTGACTGCCCCAAGCCATTCAAGGGCAAGAAGTGCCAGAAAG GGCCCAAAAGGTGTAATAGGGGCACGTGTGGCCGTGGCGAGTGCGTGTTGACCTCTAAACCACCTTTCTACGCGTGCAAGTGCAAGCAGCCCTTCCTGCCCCCAGACTGCAAATCAC TTGCGGTGTGTCAGCCTAACCCCTGTAAGAATGGAGGCTTGTGCGTCAAGGATGGCATGGACTTTGACTGCCTCTGCCCAGAAGGCTTCAGTGGACGTTTCTGTAATGTTG GCCCAGATGACTGTTACAAGCTCAAGGATGACGGGGAGTCATATCGCGGCAACGTGAGTGAGACAGATGATGGAGAGGAATGTCTCTACTGGAACTCCCATTTCATCCTGGAGAAAGGCTCTGATCCCTTCAATGACTTTGAGGATGACGATGGACTAGGCCCTCATAACTTCTGCAG AAACCCAGATGGTGACACTCAGCCATGGTGCTTCATAAGAAGAGGGCGGGTGCTGCTGTGGGATCACTGTGGCGTCAGGGAGTGTGCTAAGCCCACAG ATGCTGGTCCCAAGCCTACGACTGGTCCGAAgcccactactacaactactacaactaccaagcCTACTACTCGTCCCAAacccactactacaactactacaactaccaagcCTACTACTCGTCCCAAacccactactacaactactaccacaaCACCCAAGCCTAAAccaacaccggccaaaccctcagcAGGTCCAGAGAAACCTACAGCGCCAAAGCCCAGTGGAGTCCCACGACAGACCACAGCTAGCCCCACCTCTGATAAGCAGTTCACCAGCTGTGGAAAGCCCCAGCCGAAGAAGGCCATCACCAGGATCTACGGAGGCTTGAAGGCCGTCCCTGGAGCCCAGCCCTGGCAGCTGTCCCTGCAGGTCCGACCCAAGGGCTCCAGCCAGGCATACAGGCACATCTGTGGAGCGGTGCTCATCGATAGCTGCTGGGCCCTGACTGCCGGCCACTGCAT TGATCCAAAGGACCAGATGCAGGTGGTGGCTGGGAGTCTGACTCTAGGAAAGGATGTGCCCATTGGGCAGACGATCACAGTGGAGAAAGCCACACGGCATGAGAATTACAAGGAGACATCCAGAGCTGTTTACAATGACATAG CGGTGCTGAAGCTGAAAGCCACAGATGGTCGCTGTGCCAGAGAGAGCCAGTTTGTGAAGGCAGCCTGCTTGCCTAATAGCCCAGTCACTGATGGGACTGAATGCACCATCTCTGGATGGGGCACTACTGAGGACT CTGACAACGGCTCCAACCACCTACTGGATGCCCAGGTGCTGCTGATCAGCCAGGAGAGCTGCTCAAGCAGCAAAGTCTATGGAAGCGCCATAGACAACACCATGTTTTGTGCCGGTTACCAGCAGGGAGGAGTGGATTCCTGCCAG GGTGACTCTGGAGGGCCGCTGACGTGTAACAAGGAGGGCTCCCATTTCATCTACGGCATCGTGAGCTGGGGAGACCAGTGTGGGTTGAAGAACAAGCCTGGGGTCTACACACGGGTCTCCCACTACCTTGACTGGATCAAGTCAAAGACACAAGCAGCATAG
- the habp2 gene encoding hyaluronan-binding protein 2 isoform X1, with amino-acid sequence MNSKPLFFCLFLVLLILPVQLHKQEKHGKHQKQEKHTKKTERKYRRHEDILKDPFFEIVDEPGEDDSDEPDWLYELQEPDGQCNPNPCLNNGVCEEKGKRRFKCDCPKPFKGKKCQKGPKRCNRGTCGRGECVLTSKPPFYACKCKQPFLPPDCKSLAVCQPNPCKNGGLCVKDGMDFDCLCPEGFSGRFCNVGPDDCYKLKDDGESYRGNVSETDDGEECLYWNSHFILEKGSDPFNDFEDDDGLGPHNFCRNPDGDTQPWCFIRRGRVLLWDHCGVRECAKPTAMVTTDAGPKPTTGPKPTTTTTTTTKPTTRPKPTTTTTTTTKPTTRPKPTTTTTTTTPKPKPTPAKPSAGPEKPTAPKPSGVPRQTTASPTSDKQFTSCGKPQPKKAITRIYGGLKAVPGAQPWQLSLQVRPKGSSQAYRHICGAVLIDSCWALTAGHCIDPKDQMQVVAGSLTLGKDVPIGQTITVEKATRHENYKETSRAVYNDIAVLKLKATDGRCARESQFVKAACLPNSPVTDGTECTISGWGTTEDSDNGSNHLLDAQVLLISQESCSSSKVYGSAIDNTMFCAGYQQGGVDSCQGDSGGPLTCNKEGSHFIYGIVSWGDQCGLKNKPGVYTRVSHYLDWIKSKTQAA; translated from the exons ATGAACTCCAAGCCTCTTTTCTTCTGCCTCTTCCTTGTATTGCTCATTCTACCTGTTCAA TTACATAAACAAGAGAAGCATGGAAAACATCAGAAACAGGAAAAACACACCAAAAAAACTGAAAGAAAGTACAGAAGACATGAGGATATTCTGAAGG ACCCATTCTTTGAGATCGTAGATGAACCAGGTGAGGACGATAGTGATGAACCTGACTGGCTTTATGAACTCCAAGAACCAGATG GCCAATGCAACCCAAACCCTTGCCTCAATAACGGTGTGTGTGAGGAGAAGGGAAAGAGAAGGTTCAAATGTGACTGCCCCAAGCCATTCAAGGGCAAGAAGTGCCAGAAAG GGCCCAAAAGGTGTAATAGGGGCACGTGTGGCCGTGGCGAGTGCGTGTTGACCTCTAAACCACCTTTCTACGCGTGCAAGTGCAAGCAGCCCTTCCTGCCCCCAGACTGCAAATCAC TTGCGGTGTGTCAGCCTAACCCCTGTAAGAATGGAGGCTTGTGCGTCAAGGATGGCATGGACTTTGACTGCCTCTGCCCAGAAGGCTTCAGTGGACGTTTCTGTAATGTTG GCCCAGATGACTGTTACAAGCTCAAGGATGACGGGGAGTCATATCGCGGCAACGTGAGTGAGACAGATGATGGAGAGGAATGTCTCTACTGGAACTCCCATTTCATCCTGGAGAAAGGCTCTGATCCCTTCAATGACTTTGAGGATGACGATGGACTAGGCCCTCATAACTTCTGCAG AAACCCAGATGGTGACACTCAGCCATGGTGCTTCATAAGAAGAGGGCGGGTGCTGCTGTGGGATCACTGTGGCGTCAGGGAGTGTGCTAAGCCCACAG CCATGGTCACAACAGATGCTGGTCCCAAGCCTACGACTGGTCCGAAgcccactactacaactactacaactaccaagcCTACTACTCGTCCCAAacccactactacaactactacaactaccaagcCTACTACTCGTCCCAAacccactactacaactactaccacaaCACCCAAGCCTAAAccaacaccggccaaaccctcagcAGGTCCAGAGAAACCTACAGCGCCAAAGCCCAGTGGAGTCCCACGACAGACCACAGCTAGCCCCACCTCTGATAAGCAGTTCACCAGCTGTGGAAAGCCCCAGCCGAAGAAGGCCATCACCAGGATCTACGGAGGCTTGAAGGCCGTCCCTGGAGCCCAGCCCTGGCAGCTGTCCCTGCAGGTCCGACCCAAGGGCTCCAGCCAGGCATACAGGCACATCTGTGGAGCGGTGCTCATCGATAGCTGCTGGGCCCTGACTGCCGGCCACTGCAT TGATCCAAAGGACCAGATGCAGGTGGTGGCTGGGAGTCTGACTCTAGGAAAGGATGTGCCCATTGGGCAGACGATCACAGTGGAGAAAGCCACACGGCATGAGAATTACAAGGAGACATCCAGAGCTGTTTACAATGACATAG CGGTGCTGAAGCTGAAAGCCACAGATGGTCGCTGTGCCAGAGAGAGCCAGTTTGTGAAGGCAGCCTGCTTGCCTAATAGCCCAGTCACTGATGGGACTGAATGCACCATCTCTGGATGGGGCACTACTGAGGACT CTGACAACGGCTCCAACCACCTACTGGATGCCCAGGTGCTGCTGATCAGCCAGGAGAGCTGCTCAAGCAGCAAAGTCTATGGAAGCGCCATAGACAACACCATGTTTTGTGCCGGTTACCAGCAGGGAGGAGTGGATTCCTGCCAG GGTGACTCTGGAGGGCCGCTGACGTGTAACAAGGAGGGCTCCCATTTCATCTACGGCATCGTGAGCTGGGGAGACCAGTGTGGGTTGAAGAACAAGCCTGGGGTCTACACACGGGTCTCCCACTACCTTGACTGGATCAAGTCAAAGACACAAGCAGCATAG